The following proteins come from a genomic window of Gaiellales bacterium:
- the sufC gene encoding Fe-S cluster assembly ATPase SufC: MPDLIIRNLHASIDGAEILKGVDLELSKGEVHAIMGPNGSGKSTLAHVLMGHPSYEVTDGEVEFQGEQLLELEPDERARLGLFLAFQYPSAIPGVTVANFLRLAANAHRRGPDGEENPVRIPEFRKMLQENMDALKIDRGMTSRYLNDGFSGGEKKRMEMLQMAMLRPQIAILDETDSGLDIDALRIVSDGVNQLVGPDMGALVITHYSRLLKYIKPHHIHVLIEGRIVRSAGPELADELEREGYAPYGVQEAAV, from the coding sequence GACCTGATCATTCGCAACCTGCACGCATCGATCGACGGTGCAGAGATCCTGAAGGGCGTCGACCTCGAGCTCTCCAAGGGCGAGGTGCACGCCATCATGGGCCCCAACGGCTCCGGCAAGTCCACGCTCGCGCACGTTCTCATGGGCCATCCGTCGTACGAGGTGACCGACGGCGAGGTCGAGTTCCAGGGTGAGCAGCTGCTCGAGCTGGAGCCCGACGAGCGCGCCCGGCTGGGCCTCTTCCTCGCGTTCCAGTACCCGTCCGCCATCCCCGGGGTGACGGTCGCGAACTTCCTGCGCCTGGCCGCGAACGCGCATCGCCGCGGGCCCGACGGCGAGGAGAACCCGGTTCGCATCCCGGAGTTCCGCAAGATGCTGCAGGAGAACATGGACGCCCTCAAGATCGACCGCGGGATGACCAGCCGATACCTCAACGACGGCTTTTCGGGCGGCGAGAAGAAGCGCATGGAGATGCTGCAGATGGCGATGCTCCGCCCGCAGATCGCGATCCTGGACGAGACCGACTCCGGGCTCGACATCGACGCGCTGCGGATCGTGTCCGACGGGGTCAACCAGCTGGTCGGGCCCGACATGGGCGCGCTCGTGATCACCCACTACTCGCGGCTGCTCAAGTACATCAAGCCGCACCACATCCACGTGCTCATCGAAGGCCGCATCGTCCGCTCCGCGGGCCCTGAGCTGGCCGACGAACTGGAGCGCGAGGGCTATGCGCCGTACGGCGTGCAGGAGGCGGCTGTCTGA